From Amaranthus tricolor cultivar Red isolate AtriRed21 chromosome 4, ASM2621246v1, whole genome shotgun sequence:
tgcgaatttaagggtttttaagcttttttgccactatcgcgtgtaaagtagctcaaacttggtttgttttgcacgaaacttggcacacaacactatttggtatatattattgtgttgaagtggttagaattgaaaatcatagtcatatgctagaaattacgtattaagttgcgattttatgcgtttttatgctttttttggcactaacatctattttctcttagtgcttttgagaaccttctaattccgttgattgcggctactacactctcaaatacatggacgatatcttaatatccgtgaaggaggttggtgtcgaaaacatagatgccgtaagtatttgttacgttcttaaattattattattattattggtaaaatataatgtttattaatcttttaaatttatattatattataggttttatatgacattccgagggaaacacgccctctgagaagtggagagatgcgcgaattaagagacaagattgccgcgtatcttgctaatttttgtccttggtaaattgtaattagtatagattttttaggactttaatgtatattattatatatatatgtacgtacataatattatattatatatatacgatcgagagtttttcattacaaagagattattggtgattatttgtgattatcattggattattattggattaatcattgttattacattgtacattattattggattattattagtataaaacgaaaaaagaaaaaaaaataattatttgctgcggtcggaccccaaaaccgcagcaaataagtggtgattatttgctgcggttttgggggctgaccgcagcaaataatgcctcttatttgctgcagttttgggGGCAGACCatagcaaataatgcccttttttgctgcggtgttaaaccgcagcatttaaaatagaccatttgctgctatcactattgtttggggccaaaaccgcagcaaataaagttttttccactagtttcactttaaaaattttcaataaaagaAGATGCTGAAAAATTCGCAAAATCAAAGCCAGAACACAAGTCAATCCAGAAGAAGTAGGCCTCATAGGAGGAGATCTAATGGAACTGAAAACATAGCACAGAAAATAGTTGATAATAGGCGTAATCTGAGATAGTCACAGAGAGAGCAAAATGTGTCAAATTCTCAGATGCAGGAGGAAACACCTAGAACACCACGTGCTGGAGGAATTCAACCACAGTTTAATCTTATTGGGGATGCGTTAGTTCAGCTGGCAACTGCACTGGCTAATGTCATCAGATCTTGAAGGGAGGATGCTACTCCATCCCAAGGAGAACAGATTTCCTCAGAAAGAAGAGGGGAAGAGGAGGATGAATCATACATCCCTCTTTCTAGTCAAAAATAGAAGGTAAGAGAGTCACTCTAACTGGGCTCTCAGACAAACAAAGGAATTCGTGTTGAAGAGGATGCTGAGTCAAAACCAGGGAAAAAGTATGCTTGGTATAGGACTCCATCGAATTCTGGAACTTCATCTTAGCAAGGGAATCATATACAAAAAGGGTGGACTGAAACAGTCTACCCACAAACTGATTCCCAGGCAACAACAAGGGaatcaaagaaaacaaaaagataTGCAATAAGCAGACTGGGAAAGAGTCCCAGTCAATCAGGAATCTAGAAGAGGATTGGAGCTTCACAGCCATCCCTGAAAATTCAAGAAGGAGAGGGAGAATCACTTTAGGTTGCAAAAAGTATGCAGCCAGAAATTCATTCCCTTAAAGACAATCACCATACATTCTAGGATTACCACCGAAATTCCCAGAAAGTCAGAAAGTTAAATTTTCTGGGAAGACCCCATTCGTGCCAGAGATTACTGCAACTCCAGCAAAAAGGGTAAAATTCTTTGCTCACCTGACCTACAAAGGGGAAACCTGTCCAAATGCTCATATGGAAGCAATTAACAATCAAATGGATATGGAAAGTCATACCGACGCAAGTTGGTTCAAGAACTTCATCTTGACTCTGACACGAACTGCTCAGAAATGGGTGCAATGTCTCCCAAAGGGATCAATTTCCAGTTTTCCTGAGCTGGCAGAAAAATTCAGAAGTTACTTTTCGTCAAGAACTGCCAGAACAAAACAATCCATCGAAATGATGAGCATCAGGCAGGGGAAGGATGAATCCTTGAGAAATTATGTCTCCAGGTTTGACAAAGAAAGCTTTCAGGTATTAAATCCAGAAGAGAATATTTTAACTTTCTCTTTCAGGCAAGGCTTAAATTCTAATAGGCCTGAGAGTGAAGCGTTAAAATTCAGCAATCAATGGTCTTACCTGAAGACTCTAAAAGAGGTCAGAGAATATGCACAATCCCATGTTGACGTGGAAGATTTTAAAGCTATCACTGGGAACATGGAACAGAAGGGAAGGAATATGGAGAAAGCCAAGAAACCGGCAGAAACGCATGACAAAGGGAGAAAGCTGGTGAGAGCTGAAGATTTTGATGTGCCAGGACTCAATAACTATGCTAATTACACACCATTAAAAGAGTTCAGAGCAAAAATTTTCAATGTACATAAGGAAGATACGAGATGGCAACGCCCCATCCAGAAGAAGATTGCTAGAAAGAACCTAGAAGCATTCTGAAAATTCCATGAATGTTCAGGTCATTGGACAAAGCATTGTAAGTCTTTAATGAATAATATAGAACACTTAAaacaaagaggttatttccAACAATACAAGCAAGACAAAAATTCTGGCAAAAGGCAGACAAGAAGTGGATCCAGAAAGGTAAAACAAGCCAGAAACGAGGAAGAAtctatagaaaaagaaaaaagcaatttttgttatatttaagACATCTGGGATATCAAATTCTGAGGCACATGTGAGAGCAGCAACTATGCCAAATATGACATTCACCTGGGAGGATTGTAGAGGGGTATCATATCCTCACTCAAACCCCTTGGTAATGGTTGTAGATATAGCTGATCAATTTGTGCATATGGTTTTACTAGACAGCGGTGCCGAGGTAAACGTTATTTAAAAGTCTTGCTGGGACCAGATGGACCTTGAAGACAAAGTTTTGAAGAGATCCTCCACTCCTATTGTAAGGTTTTCGGGTGAATCAGTACAGGCAGAGGGAAAAATTACCCTGCCTATAGCGATCACAAAAAAACAAGGTGTTACTATCACAGTTCCCTAGGATTTTATGTAATCGATGCCCCAACCAGATATAATTGTATTCTGGGAAGGAAATTCACCGTAGCAATAACTGGCATTCCTTCCACTCACCatcaaattttactttttgtcgGGAGAGATGGGAGGGTGGGAAAGGCCAGAGGAAATCAAAAAATGGCCAGGTCTTGCAATTTGATGAGTAAAGCAAGTACTGAGGCGCAgaagtaaaaagaaaaagaaatggtgTCAGAATTAAAATTGGTGccagaaaaaataattgaaaaagaaaaaagatgcaAAAAAATGAAGCTTGTCACATCTCCATCTGAGTCTGGAACTTGGAAATCTGTTGAGATAGATCCCAGACCATCTAAGGATGAAATTACATAAAAGAATACCCCACAGATGGAGATCGACCATCAAGAAACAGAAGAGGTTCCCTTGATTGAAGGAACTGACAAGATTGTGAGAATTGGGGGAAATCTGGATCCTCAAATTCGTCTTCATTTAATCCAAGTTCTGAGGCAGGATGCTGATCTTTTTGCCTATTCAGCAGCTGACATGCCAGGCATAGACCCAGAAGTAATCACTCACAAgcttaaaatttttaaagggGTCAAGCCAGTTAAGCAGAAGAAACGAATCTTCGGTCTAGAGAAAGATAAAATTATTGAAGAAGAAGTTCAAAAGCTGCTGGATGCTGGATTCATAGAAGAATGTCTCTATCCAGAATGGCTGGCTAATATTGTTCTGGTTAAAAAGCCCTAGCCAGGAAAGTGGAGAATGTGTATAGACTTTACTAGTTTGAATAAATATTGCCCCAAAGATTGTTATCCCTTACCTAGAATAGACCAGTTAGTTGATTCAACTGCTGGGTACGCTTTGTTATCATGTATGGATGCATTTTCTAGCTATCATCAGATTTTCATGGACCCTGCTGATAAAGAAAAGACAACATTTATTTGCTCAGTAGGGGTATTTAATT
This genomic window contains:
- the LOC130810724 gene encoding uncharacterized protein LOC130810724 yields the protein MEAINNQMDMESHTDASWFKNFILTLTRTAQKWVQCLPKGSISSFPELAEKFRSYFSSRTARTKQSIEMMSIRQGKDESLRNYVSRFDKESFQVLNPEENILTFSFRQGLNSNRPESEALKFSNQWSYLKTLKEVREYAQSHVDVEDFKAITGNMEQKGRNMEKAKKPAETHDKGRKLVRAEDFDVPGLNNYANYTPLKEFRAKIFNVHKEDTRWQRPIQKKIARKNLEAF